One genomic segment of Vibrio nitrifigilis includes these proteins:
- a CDS encoding S1 family peptidase encodes MKNITLLLTFLLTSLTASAADVSTYIVNGTKASASAYPAYVTLFYYREYSGGYTYGMYCGGTMIDSTHVLTAAHCITDEDSEPNESYLLYTVVAQVDELSDFPGNATYVQAKSFYYPDDYEYSSTELWPNDIAVITLESSLNVSGVVSLPSQDYNSYRENSDDTFITIGHGKTSSSSSTSNILLQTEMDYVDNATCETDLANINDSQLCFAGTSSGDSTTSLSSGVCSGDSGGPMYDTTDSSATGSGYLQIGVTSFGPSTCGQALGSSGVTGVFTEVSNYVDWINEVVAGSVTAKYTATDAKRASYSGSLDSSSSSDDDSSVSTTSSGGGGSAGVIGLMMLALIGLMRVNRRS; translated from the coding sequence ATGAAAAATATCACGTTATTACTTACCTTTTTGCTCACTAGTTTGACTGCTTCTGCGGCTGACGTTTCTACTTATATCGTTAATGGTACGAAAGCATCCGCCAGCGCCTATCCAGCCTATGTCACCCTATTTTATTATCGTGAATATTCGGGGGGCTACACCTATGGTATGTATTGTGGGGGAACCATGATTGACAGTACCCATGTACTCACTGCAGCCCACTGTATTACCGATGAAGATAGTGAACCGAATGAGTCATACCTTCTCTATACTGTCGTTGCTCAAGTTGATGAACTATCAGATTTCCCTGGAAATGCGACCTACGTGCAGGCCAAATCATTTTATTATCCCGATGATTATGAATACTCTTCCACTGAGTTATGGCCAAATGATATTGCGGTGATCACATTGGAATCCAGTCTGAATGTTAGTGGGGTCGTTAGCTTACCAAGCCAAGATTACAATAGCTATCGAGAGAATAGTGATGATACCTTTATCACAATTGGTCATGGGAAAACGTCATCAAGTAGTAGCACAAGTAACATACTGCTCCAAACTGAAATGGACTACGTGGATAACGCGACATGTGAGACAGACCTTGCCAATATTAATGATTCCCAACTTTGTTTTGCCGGTACGAGTAGTGGAGATAGCACCACTAGTTTAAGTAGTGGCGTTTGTTCAGGGGACTCTGGTGGCCCCATGTATGACACCACGGATTCTAGTGCAACCGGTAGTGGTTACCTACAAATTGGCGTGACCAGTTTTGGCCCCTCGACTTGTGGACAAGCTTTAGGTTCGAGCGGTGTAACAGGGGTATTTACTGAAGTCTCTAATTACGTGGATTGGATTAACGAAGTTGTTGCAGGTTCGGTGACAGCAAAATACACAGCCACAGATGCAAAAAGGGCGAGTTACAGTGGAAGTCTCGATTCCAGTTCATCTTCTGATGATGATAGCAGTGTATCAACGACATCAAGTGGCGGTGGTGGTAGTGCTGGTGTCATAGGATTAATGATGTTAGCTCTTATTGGGCTAATGAGAGTGAATCGACGTAGCTAA
- the gcvT gene encoding glycine cleavage system aminomethyltransferase GcvT has translation MSQNLDAGQPLLTTPLHALHLEVGAKMVPFAGYDMPVQYPLGVKKEHLHTREFAGLFDVSHMGQLRLTGPDAAAALEAIVPVDIIDLPQGKQRYAFFTNEQGGILDDLMVANLGDHLFVVVNAACKAQDIAHIQSHLPDNVRLEVIEDRALLALQGPQAAKVLSQLQPAVASMCFMDIQTIDIAGIDCIVSRSGYTGEDGYEISVPADKAQELACKLTEFSEVEWIGLGARDSLRLECGLCLYGHDLDTTTTPVEASLLWAISKSRRADGERAGGFPGDSIILDQIATKNVVRKRVGLVGQTKAPVREGTELYDANDNKIGIVTSGTAGPTAGKPVSMAYVSTEFSAIDTEVWALVRGKKLPMTVSKMPFVPQHYYRG, from the coding sequence ATGAGCCAAAACTTAGATGCTGGCCAACCGTTGTTAACCACACCTCTTCACGCACTTCATCTTGAAGTGGGCGCTAAAATGGTCCCATTCGCTGGCTATGATATGCCAGTACAATACCCTCTGGGTGTAAAAAAGGAACATTTGCACACTCGTGAGTTTGCTGGATTGTTTGATGTGTCGCACATGGGGCAGTTACGTTTAACGGGCCCAGACGCCGCCGCTGCATTAGAAGCCATAGTCCCAGTTGATATTATCGATTTGCCTCAAGGTAAACAGCGCTATGCGTTTTTCACCAACGAGCAAGGCGGAATTTTAGATGATTTAATGGTGGCTAATCTCGGTGATCATCTGTTCGTGGTGGTGAATGCGGCATGCAAAGCACAAGATATCGCTCATATTCAATCTCATCTTCCTGATAACGTTAGATTAGAAGTGATCGAAGATCGCGCTCTGCTTGCTTTACAAGGGCCACAAGCCGCGAAGGTACTTTCTCAACTACAACCTGCTGTTGCATCCATGTGTTTTATGGATATCCAAACTATCGATATCGCTGGTATCGACTGCATTGTTAGCCGCAGCGGATACACGGGGGAAGATGGCTACGAAATTTCAGTCCCTGCAGATAAAGCACAAGAGCTAGCTTGTAAATTAACGGAATTTTCTGAAGTCGAGTGGATTGGTTTAGGAGCTCGCGATTCTTTACGTTTGGAATGCGGCTTGTGTCTCTACGGTCACGATCTTGATACCACGACAACTCCCGTTGAAGCGAGTTTATTATGGGCAATCAGTAAATCTCGTCGTGCAGACGGAGAAAGAGCAGGGGGATTCCCTGGTGACTCAATCATCTTAGACCAAATTGCGACTAAGAATGTCGTGCGTAAAAGGGTTGGACTTGTGGGGCAAACCAAAGCACCTGTGCGCGAGGGGACAGAACTTTATGATGCAAACGACAATAAGATAGGTATTGTCACCAGTGGTACCGCTGGACCAACAGCTGGAAAACCGGTCTCAATGGCTTATGTAAGCACTGAATTTTCTGCCATCGATACTGAAGTTTGGGCGTTAGTTCGTGGTAAAAAATTACCGATGACAGTAAGTAAAATGCCTTTTGTTCCTCAGCATTATTATCGCGGTTGA